The nucleotide window CATATCTttaaagaataaaataacatatttacatgaatatgtacatatatttgttGTATACCCAcattatacaatttttgtCCCAATTCAAATGCCGTTGTACAAAAAAGTCCAATAAAATTCTCTGGTATACTTGTCATGTGTGTAATAAATTTTTgcttttttgcttttttcctttttcataatattttagtaatttttttatttatattacatatCCTAAGAATAGAATGAGACACAAATGCTTAGGATGTACATCATATGAGCAGAGGAATAACTTTCGTAGCTTTTTAAATACATTATTATACTGTAGTGatgtattatgtatatacagcgtcatatacatgcatataatatacatataatatacatatacatatatatatacatacatacatataatataacatGAATCATGCTCAAGTGTATGGGCCCAGATCAGTCCCTTTGGTTATTAGTAAAAGCATGTATCATATAAATACTTATGTAATTATATTCTCTGCTAagatgtatatttttatttagcaATATCATGGTTAAAAATTTCAATACCATTAAAAAACTTGTAATCTTTTTTAAAGTCagataaaatatttgtttttcgttttttttttcgttttttttttcgttttttttttcgttttttttttcgttttttttttcgttttttttcgtttttttccTCCCCTTAACACTATCTTTGCTTGACAAACGAAATGGAAATTTATATACTATTGAATGCATATATCTCCCTTTATTTGTTTTCCAAATTTGttgtttcttaaaatatactatgtatatacattgtgTAAGTATTATAGTGAACTTATcgataaacaaaaaataccatattaatttattacaCACGTATTTATACAATAGTATAATACCCATGCTCTTAAAATGTGAAAATGACAAATTGAGGAAACATAATAAGCTACCGAAACACAAGTAATGAAGAAGGTTGTAAATGGGTGGTACTTTTTCATTCACAATTTTTGCAATTCATTATTTAACCAAATATAACATAGACCACCTATTAACATATCATTCATCCAGTTTATTTAGAAAAGAGATGAActaaaatatgaataaaaataaaactaaatCTTTATATACTTTCCTTAAACTAACCCCAACAAATTGTATAAAACGAAATTCACAACAATTCAAACTTGTTGTTTTggtataaatattttgttttatgtaaatacttaaaaaaaattaaattgaTTACAAACCAGATTGTTTGCTTTTTTAATGGCTTCTAGTGAAACCTTGTATTTATAGTgtttaagttataaaaaaaaaaaaaaaatgaaatatatgcattttcTACATTcaattaaaacatttttcttccatttttacgaaaaaaataatattaaaatagaacataaaaaataacgaaTAAAGCGAATATAATGAAGGAAAcgaataaaagaaaaaaacatattttttcttatttttcttttttacaTTTGCATTTCATACTCCTATAtgtacaaatatatatatactttttccTAATGacatatacattttatacattttgaGTGTGtaagtatgtatatatatacacacacacacattcatatataaaatgtaatatatacattatgtgttacttatataaataacatttaTGTATGCACACACACAAAATGTGTAAacatacatgtatatatatatataatgtactACATCATCTAGTTTTATTGAAGTCAGTTATTAAAAGATGACATTTCTTCTAAGATCATTTAATAATCTTGGTTAGCTGTGGCACCTGATTTTAATTGGGATTTTTTTGGTAACAATACATTATGGATATTTGGTAAAACTCCTCCAGAGGCAAATGTAACACCTGCTAAGAATTTATTCAATTCTTCGTCATTTCTTACAGCTAATTGTATGTGCCTTGGTGTTATTcttgattttttattatctctTGCTGCATTTCCAGCTAATTCTAAAATTTCAGCACATAAATATTCCAAAACGGCTGCTAAATATACAGGTGCACCTGCTCCTACTCTTTTTgcatattttccttttttaagaTATCTTCCAATTCTTCCAACTGGGAATTGAAGTCCTGCCTTTGCGGAATTTGAAGTTCCCTTAACAGCTTTTTTGCGACCGGTTTTTCCTTTTGCTGacattttttcaaaataataataaataaaactttttttttattaaaatttaaaaaatctgaaaaataattttcacaaataaaatatatttgtttccctttaaaaaaaatatgtttaaatgTATGAATTCTTTATtcgttttatttatatgtatatatatatatatgtatacttttcagttctctttttttttttatatttattattttaaaaaaaaaatatattattttaatatgtgTTAATGgatatgcatataaaaatcatttcaaattaaaaaaaaaaaatgtaaaatgtgctaaaaaaaaataatcgcGCTattatgattaaaaaaaaaaaaaaaggcaataatccgaaaaaaaaaaacactaaaaaaaaaaaaaaaaaggcaataaaaaatattcagaATGTTAATTTGTCTTCAAAAAATACACGTATCGTTATATATGTGCAACAAAATCCAGTTTATAtgagcaaaaaaaaaaatatatatatgtattacgggtttgtatttatttcattttttaccAAAATAACGCAATTTTATCCCATAAAAgcgattattattttttttttttttgtatttttttttttttcgctaCATTATTTAATGACTCAAATTTGATGTAATGCAAAACTGAATATCCTTTTTTTGCATACTTACATGTACATAATATAAATTGTGTGTTAATAAATCCGTgtagtaatatatataaaatcatAAAAACGTATGAACAGTGCGTgcataattgtttttttttatttgcattttattttatttttttttttttttaagcatTTTTACATGTacaattcattttttttaaatagttaCCATTATTCGTCCTCCTTATTGttttatgtatacatatattttttatacaatgATTCgtattttattctttttttaataccaatgtatatatattatgtaatcACATTTGTATGTATTCAATTATACAATACATATGCAACTCTTCATTTTgtgtattattataatatccCCTTTAGTGCACACTATTTTATATTACCATTCATATTATTGATACGTTTATCACatattatgcatatacaatataatatccaaacttaataaaacattgcttcaatgcatattttttttttttaaaaaagctGTTTATAGCTCCAAAATAATTGCACACTGTGCATTAACACTTTTACGagttttttcattttaatatattttcaaaaaataatttgtgcaaataatatttttctacAAATCCACACAAAATTTACATGAACAGTGCATGCAttcattttaaaatttattattcagTTAGCGAATTATAAaaccatttatttttataattccaTTATGTATTTCATTGAAACTTTTATGATTTATCCTTTTATTGCTAcgtatttattataatacgttatatgtacatttttccttacatattatttgtattatgatatttttatatgtttattatttatgtaatatatatagtctATACATTctctttatataatttattttttttctcctaTTTTATGGGCAAAAattacac belongs to Plasmodium yoelii strain 17X genome assembly, chromosome: 11 and includes:
- a CDS encoding histone H2a; the encoded protein is MSAKGKTGRKKAVKGTSNSAKAGLQFPVGRIGRYLKKGKYAKRVGAGAPVYLAAVLEYLCAEILELAGNAARDNKKSRITPRHIQLAVRNDEELNKFLAGVTFASGGVLPNIHNVLLPKKSQLKSGATANQDY